Proteins from a single region of Streptomyces spectabilis:
- a CDS encoding AfsR/SARP family transcriptional regulator codes for MHGRQSGLSFRLLGPVGGRAGDEPLAVGSPQQQAVLAMLLLREGRAVSMAELVDGLWGEEPPRTAHRTVLTYVSRLRTVLEPGRRAGESGGVLVSVPGGYALRAEGIEVDSVRFEREATDRRGGVRAVHDRLDGALGRWRGAALAGVPGPWAQRERDRLEELRSTAREALFGHALDLGRHAQVVPELQAMVAEFPLRERLSELLMLALYRCGRQAEALAVHRAAREALRTELGIAPSASLTEVQRRILTADPGLMASGEQSGAGGRAARPAAPAPSVRPLPQQLPSDIADFTGRDAAVDAILAVLDGDGEEQKHAVTVCTVSGTAGVGKTAVAVHVAHALGEAYPDGRLHVDLGAGSTPADPASVLADFLAALGTPSDRIPLGLEQRAALYRTLLADRRVLLVLDNALDAEQIRPLLPGTAGCAVLVTCRSRDLALPGAHRFDLDVPPGSEALALLAAIVGPERVNAEPEAARALVEACGRLPLAVRIAASRLDGRPGRSIASLEQRLQDERARLDELRVGGLAVASAFRLGYGALPPDAARAFRLLALSDAPDIPLPVAAALLDTDERTAEHLAETLVDAGMLESHTPDRYRFHDLLRLYARHGTDHTDPPAEHEAALVRVAELLIATALRAARAVVPAEPPRAWLQPVRHSGVAFAGAEEVREWFGAEHALLTAAVNQLLPWGPHALRTAIELLGVVAVSGHFMGRAHYLEISRIAGAAADRTLARQDPEYRARALHTRAWLAFLAARHEAAEADLRTALRCAAETGSALRHHMSGILLALVLWATDRPEEAERTMHEAARFAGDLQDPASPASVARYVARLYTALGSRQPDVTVMTPVMRTADATGESLTTTEGLQRLGTLLRRPDPDPSDQRRARALPNSP; via the coding sequence GTGCACGGTCGGCAGAGCGGGCTCTCCTTTCGGCTGCTCGGGCCCGTGGGCGGCCGGGCGGGCGACGAGCCGCTCGCCGTGGGATCCCCCCAGCAGCAAGCCGTCCTCGCGATGCTGTTGCTGCGCGAGGGCCGGGCCGTCTCGATGGCGGAGCTGGTCGACGGCCTGTGGGGCGAGGAGCCGCCGCGCACCGCGCACCGCACGGTCCTCACCTACGTCTCGCGGCTGCGGACCGTCCTGGAACCCGGTCGGCGCGCCGGAGAGAGCGGTGGCGTGCTGGTGTCCGTACCCGGCGGATACGCGCTGCGGGCCGAGGGCATCGAGGTCGACTCCGTACGGTTCGAGCGGGAGGCGACCGACCGGCGCGGTGGCGTCCGCGCCGTGCACGACCGGCTGGACGGGGCGTTGGGCCGCTGGCGCGGGGCCGCGCTCGCCGGTGTTCCGGGGCCCTGGGCGCAGCGCGAGCGGGACCGTCTCGAGGAGCTGCGGTCCACGGCGCGCGAGGCGCTCTTCGGCCACGCCCTCGATCTGGGGAGGCACGCCCAGGTCGTGCCGGAACTCCAGGCCATGGTCGCGGAGTTCCCGCTGCGCGAGCGCCTGAGCGAGCTGCTCATGCTCGCCCTCTACCGCTGCGGGCGCCAGGCCGAGGCGCTCGCGGTCCACCGGGCCGCGCGGGAGGCACTGCGTACCGAGCTGGGGATCGCCCCCTCCGCTTCGCTCACGGAGGTGCAGCGGCGGATCCTCACCGCCGATCCGGGCCTCATGGCGTCCGGGGAGCAGTCCGGGGCCGGTGGCCGGGCGGCCCGTCCTGCCGCGCCCGCCCCGTCGGTACGACCGCTCCCCCAGCAACTGCCCTCCGACATCGCCGACTTCACCGGCCGCGACGCGGCGGTCGACGCGATCCTCGCCGTCCTGGACGGCGACGGTGAGGAGCAGAAGCACGCGGTCACGGTCTGTACGGTCAGCGGCACCGCGGGCGTGGGCAAGACCGCCGTCGCCGTGCACGTCGCGCACGCCCTGGGCGAGGCGTACCCGGACGGGCGGCTCCACGTGGACCTGGGGGCGGGCAGCACGCCCGCCGACCCCGCCAGCGTGCTCGCGGACTTCCTGGCGGCCCTGGGCACCCCGTCCGACCGGATCCCGCTGGGCCTGGAGCAGCGGGCCGCGCTCTACCGCACCCTCCTCGCCGACCGGCGCGTGCTGCTCGTCCTCGACAACGCCCTGGACGCCGAGCAGATCCGCCCCTTGCTGCCGGGCACGGCGGGCTGCGCCGTCCTGGTGACCTGCCGCTCCCGCGACCTGGCGCTCCCCGGGGCGCACCGTTTCGATCTCGACGTGCCGCCCGGGTCCGAGGCCCTCGCGCTGCTCGCCGCGATCGTGGGCCCCGAGCGGGTGAACGCCGAACCGGAGGCCGCGCGGGCCCTGGTGGAGGCCTGCGGGCGGCTGCCGCTCGCCGTGCGGATCGCGGCGTCCCGGCTCGACGGCCGCCCGGGCCGCAGCATCGCCTCGCTCGAACAGCGGCTGCAGGACGAGCGCGCCCGGCTCGACGAACTCCGCGTCGGCGGTCTGGCCGTGGCGTCGGCCTTCCGCCTCGGCTACGGGGCGCTGCCGCCCGACGCCGCTCGGGCGTTCAGGCTGCTCGCCCTGTCCGACGCGCCGGACATCCCGCTGCCGGTGGCGGCCGCGCTCCTGGACACCGACGAACGCACCGCCGAGCACCTCGCCGAGACGCTCGTGGACGCCGGCATGCTCGAATCCCACACGCCGGACCGCTACCGCTTCCACGACCTGCTGCGGCTGTACGCCCGCCACGGCACGGACCACACGGACCCTCCCGCGGAGCACGAGGCGGCCCTCGTGCGCGTGGCGGAGCTGCTGATCGCCACCGCGCTGCGGGCCGCGCGGGCCGTCGTCCCCGCGGAGCCTCCGCGCGCCTGGCTGCAACCGGTGCGGCACTCGGGTGTGGCCTTCGCGGGGGCCGAGGAGGTGCGGGAGTGGTTCGGCGCGGAGCACGCGCTGCTCACCGCCGCGGTGAACCAGCTCCTCCCCTGGGGCCCACACGCGCTGCGCACCGCGATCGAGCTGCTCGGCGTCGTCGCCGTCAGCGGGCACTTCATGGGCCGGGCCCACTATCTCGAGATCAGCAGGATCGCGGGCGCCGCCGCCGACCGCACCCTGGCCCGGCAGGACCCGGAGTACCGTGCCCGCGCTCTGCACACCCGCGCCTGGCTCGCCTTCCTCGCCGCGCGGCACGAGGCGGCGGAGGCCGATCTGCGCACGGCGCTCCGCTGTGCCGCCGAGACCGGCAGCGCCCTGCGCCACCACATGTCGGGCATCCTGCTGGCCCTGGTGCTCTGGGCGACGGACCGGCCCGAGGAGGCCGAGCGCACGATGCACGAGGCGGCACGCTTCGCGGGCGACCTCCAGGACCCGGCGAGCCCCGCGTCCGTCGCCCGGTACGTCGCCCGCCTGTACACCGCCCTCGGCTCCCGCCAGCCCGACGTCACGGTCATGACCCCCGTGATGCGCACCGCCGACGCCACCGGCGAGTCGCTCACCACCACGGAGGGCCTGCAACGCCTGGGCACCCTGCTGCGACGCCCGGATCCCGACCCTTCGGATCAGCGGCGCGCTCGCGCCTTGCCGAACTCTCCGTAG
- a CDS encoding MarR family winged helix-turn-helix transcriptional regulator, translated as MDDLSHADPSPPRSPDLDVDAFTAALENFNRFYIRLPTLEKHPFTTLSVLDTLAFGGSPKRLTELTRTEQITQPAVTQLVTRLERDGLVERRPDPSDGRAVLVHITEAGRRVGRSRHDDRTRHLAPLVARLAPEDRRALAAALPALTRLAELGKADGHEPQ; from the coding sequence GTGGACGATCTCTCGCACGCCGACCCCTCGCCCCCGCGCTCCCCCGACCTGGACGTGGACGCCTTCACCGCCGCCCTCGAGAACTTCAACCGCTTCTACATCCGGCTGCCCACCCTGGAGAAGCACCCCTTCACGACCCTGTCGGTGCTCGACACCCTGGCCTTCGGCGGCAGCCCCAAGCGCCTCACCGAGCTGACGAGGACCGAGCAGATCACCCAGCCCGCCGTCACCCAGCTGGTCACCCGGCTTGAGCGCGACGGCCTGGTCGAGCGCCGGCCCGACCCGAGCGACGGGCGCGCCGTCCTCGTCCACATCACCGAGGCGGGACGGCGCGTCGGCCGGTCCCGCCACGACGACCGCACCCGCCATCTGGCGCCGCTCGTCGCGCGGCTCGCCCCGGAGGACCGCCGGGCGCTGGCCGCCGCGCTGCCCGCGCTGACCCGTCTGGCGGAACTCGGCAAGGCCGACGGCCACGAGCCTCAGTAG
- a CDS encoding MFS transporter: MATTTKMRPRALVRASGGPRYAVALAVDALGTGLLRPFLLLYGVTVLRLSAPATGIAMTVGVVVGLVCMPAVGRWLDRGARSTVVAASMLVRVVGVALLLATPAGHVGLFATAALVLGVGNQAWPAAHAALVATVAHGRERDAALAAGRALRNAALGVGALIATVCLAGGTTALRALAVVTGLAYLVAAGLAWSVHLYAQPAAASPQSGDAEPAPRMRALLAANVIYVFCLNVPEIALPLVLVTQLHASPVWSAAVFVANTVLVVTLQVPLTVLMSRFSRRTVLALAGVVLAASYLGFLAATSLGRGWGAPAVAVVSVVCTLGEIIYAGSATALVTHLAPPHALGRALARFELSTGFGLAVSPMALTALAPHGPTALWGSLTAVTLVSASAVAKERGQEMRQGDS, from the coding sequence ATGGCAACCACCACCAAGATGCGGCCCCGCGCCCTCGTCCGCGCTTCCGGAGGCCCCCGCTACGCCGTCGCCCTGGCCGTGGACGCGCTCGGCACCGGCCTGTTGCGGCCCTTCCTCCTGCTCTACGGCGTGACGGTGCTGAGGCTCTCCGCACCGGCCACCGGCATCGCCATGACGGTCGGCGTCGTCGTGGGTCTGGTGTGCATGCCCGCGGTGGGCCGCTGGCTCGACCGGGGCGCACGCAGCACGGTCGTAGCGGCGTCGATGCTGGTACGGGTGGTGGGGGTGGCGCTGCTCCTGGCCACCCCGGCGGGGCACGTGGGTCTTTTCGCGACGGCGGCGCTGGTCCTCGGCGTCGGCAACCAGGCCTGGCCCGCCGCCCACGCGGCGCTCGTGGCCACGGTCGCCCACGGCCGGGAACGCGACGCCGCTCTCGCCGCGGGGCGCGCCCTGCGCAACGCCGCCCTGGGCGTGGGCGCGCTCATCGCCACCGTCTGCCTCGCGGGCGGCACCACCGCGCTGCGGGCCCTTGCCGTCGTCACCGGCCTCGCCTACCTCGTCGCCGCGGGCCTGGCGTGGTCGGTCCACCTGTACGCGCAGCCGGCGGCTGCCTCGCCGCAGAGCGGGGACGCCGAGCCCGCGCCCCGCATGCGCGCGCTCCTCGCCGCCAACGTGATCTACGTCTTCTGCCTCAACGTCCCCGAAATCGCCCTCCCTCTGGTCCTGGTGACGCAGCTGCACGCGTCCCCGGTGTGGTCGGCGGCCGTCTTCGTGGCCAACACGGTCCTCGTGGTCACCCTCCAGGTGCCGCTCACCGTCCTGATGTCCCGCTTCTCGCGTCGGACCGTCCTGGCCCTCGCGGGCGTCGTACTCGCGGCCTCCTATCTCGGGTTCCTCGCGGCCACGTCCCTGGGGCGCGGCTGGGGTGCTCCCGCCGTCGCCGTGGTCTCCGTGGTCTGCACGCTCGGCGAGATCATCTACGCGGGCAGCGCCACCGCCCTCGTCACCCATCTCGCCCCGCCGCACGCCCTGGGCCGCGCCCTCGCCCGCTTCGAACTCTCCACGGGCTTCGGCCTCGCCGTCTCGCCGATGGCCCTCACCGCGCTCGCCCCGCACGGACCGACGGCCCTCTGGGGCAGTCTCACCGCTGTCACCCTCGTCTCCGCCTCGGCCGTCGCCAAGGAGAGGGGCCAAGAGATGAGGCAGGGGGATTCCTGA
- a CDS encoding helix-turn-helix domain-containing protein — protein MTLRIDISGLPSERLRFAASPLAELTAMLHVLAEPGHHPQFAGWAGDVWAGLRPELAERLREAEFLWRSSQADFLLPARPRPTLAEELDDVDRIADEAYVTAALVTTCGSNRLRSAAPSPLTDATARERALDLAQARGARQEAFAERLLADPAAVRARVRQTLEQCADAFFDAAWTGVAVRLATDLRLKHDLLRRQGVGAALASASRAVALAPDGDCIVVDKLQDKATSAHGTGVTFIPSVFGSPHLVVVHAPGWQPVVQYPVAEPGPAEPVSLETVTLRLDALAHPLRLRLLRTLARGPHTTGELAHAWELSRPEVSRHLAVLRRAGLLTSRRHGRYVHHALKVPDLSALGTDLLAAVLR, from the coding sequence ATGACGCTGAGGATCGACATCAGCGGTCTGCCGTCCGAGCGGCTGCGGTTCGCCGCTTCCCCGCTGGCCGAACTGACCGCGATGCTGCACGTGCTGGCCGAACCGGGGCATCATCCGCAGTTCGCCGGGTGGGCCGGGGACGTCTGGGCGGGGCTGCGGCCGGAGCTGGCCGAGCGGTTGCGGGAGGCGGAGTTCCTCTGGCGTTCCTCACAAGCGGACTTCCTGCTGCCCGCCCGGCCCCGGCCGACCCTCGCCGAGGAGCTGGACGACGTGGACCGGATCGCTGACGAGGCGTACGTGACCGCCGCGCTCGTCACCACGTGCGGCAGCAACCGGCTCCGCTCCGCCGCGCCGTCGCCCCTCACCGACGCGACCGCGCGCGAGCGGGCCCTGGATCTGGCCCAGGCCCGCGGCGCCCGGCAGGAGGCCTTCGCGGAGCGGCTGCTCGCGGACCCGGCGGCCGTGCGGGCGCGGGTGCGCCAGACCCTCGAACAGTGCGCCGACGCGTTCTTCGATGCCGCCTGGACGGGTGTGGCCGTGCGGCTGGCCACCGATCTGCGCCTCAAGCACGACCTGCTGAGGCGTCAGGGCGTCGGGGCGGCACTCGCGTCGGCCTCCCGCGCGGTCGCCCTGGCACCGGACGGCGACTGCATCGTCGTGGACAAGCTCCAGGACAAGGCGACCTCCGCCCACGGCACCGGGGTCACCTTCATCCCCAGTGTCTTCGGCAGCCCGCACCTGGTCGTGGTCCACGCGCCCGGATGGCAGCCGGTGGTGCAGTACCCCGTGGCCGAGCCCGGCCCGGCGGAGCCCGTGTCCCTGGAAACGGTCACCCTGCGCCTCGATGCCCTCGCCCACCCGCTGCGGCTACGCCTCCTGCGCACCCTGGCCCGCGGCCCCCACACCACCGGCGAGCTGGCCCATGCCTGGGAACTCTCCCGTCCGGAGGTCTCCCGCCACCTCGCCGTCCTCCGCCGCGCGGGCCTGCTCACCTCCCGGCGGCACGGCCGCTACGTCCACCACGCCCTCAAGGTGCCGGACCTGTCGGCACTGGGCACGGATCTGCTGGCCGCCGTGCTGCGCTGA
- a CDS encoding maleylpyruvate isomerase family mycothiol-dependent enzyme — translation MSSTLRTARLVEGLREQTGGFIRAVAGKPQDTRVPTCPEWPLRTLVGHVGQEHRWAAELVRKGEQLPVPDPWDADPGAPEDWARWLREGADDVIHAIEEVGADTEVPTFLGPRPAVSWLRRMLSDTCVHHYDAAHATDTAFQVADDLAADVISEHLELLAAQGWETLRPAAAELRGHGERIGFRLPSGSGWVATRTPEGVRWEHGPVHADAVVTGPAPDLLLVAYRRVPPEADGLTVTGTRPLLDHWLAHAAL, via the coding sequence ATGTCGTCGACGCTGCGCACCGCGCGGCTCGTGGAGGGCCTTCGGGAGCAGACCGGAGGGTTCATCCGCGCGGTCGCCGGAAAACCGCAGGACACCCGGGTGCCCACCTGCCCGGAGTGGCCGCTGCGCACCCTCGTCGGACACGTCGGCCAGGAACACCGCTGGGCGGCCGAACTGGTGCGCAAGGGTGAGCAGTTGCCCGTTCCCGATCCGTGGGACGCCGATCCCGGCGCCCCCGAGGACTGGGCCCGGTGGCTGCGCGAGGGCGCCGACGACGTGATCCACGCGATCGAGGAGGTCGGCGCGGACACCGAGGTGCCGACGTTCCTGGGCCCGCGGCCCGCGGTCTCCTGGCTGCGCAGGATGCTCAGTGACACCTGCGTCCACCACTACGACGCGGCCCACGCGACGGACACCGCGTTCCAGGTCGCCGACGACCTCGCGGCCGACGTGATCAGCGAGCACCTGGAGCTGCTCGCCGCGCAGGGCTGGGAGACACTCAGGCCCGCGGCGGCCGAACTGCGCGGCCACGGCGAACGGATCGGGTTCCGGCTCCCCTCAGGATCGGGCTGGGTGGCCACCCGAACCCCCGAGGGAGTGCGGTGGGAACACGGCCCCGTCCACGCCGACGCGGTGGTGACGGGCCCCGCACCGGACCTCCTCCTCGTGGCCTACCGCCGCGTCCCACCGGAGGCCGACGGCCTGACGGTGACGGGTACCCGCCCACTCCTGGACCACTGGCTGGCCCACGCGGCACTGTGA
- a CDS encoding plasmid stabilization protein — MPAGSSKKRERQYEHIKESAEKRGESTKRAKEIAARTVNKERARSGESKTASKTSTRDKKSAYQRGGERSHSGSEGPTRDQLYEEAKKKNIEGRSSMNKKELKRALGH, encoded by the coding sequence ATGCCCGCTGGATCCAGCAAGAAGCGTGAGCGCCAGTACGAGCACATCAAGGAGAGCGCGGAGAAGCGCGGGGAGTCCACCAAGCGCGCGAAGGAGATCGCAGCCCGCACGGTCAACAAGGAGCGGGCGCGTTCCGGCGAGTCCAAGACCGCGAGCAAGACCTCGACGCGCGACAAGAAGTCCGCGTACCAGCGCGGCGGCGAACGCTCGCACAGCGGCTCCGAGGGCCCCACCCGTGACCAGCTGTACGAGGAGGCCAAGAAGAAGAACATCGAGGGCCGCTCGTCGATGAACAAGAAGGAACTGAAGCGGGCGCTCGGCCACTGA
- a CDS encoding PQQ-dependent sugar dehydrogenase, whose protein sequence is MNVRTRSSAIVGTLCLVASLALTTASADERAAPRQPAKVALTKVATAQNPIAGTAGPGGTVWMAERAGTVRVLDAKGLGTPVLDISKETTTDGERGLLGIAFDRKFAHFYISFTNLEGTSVVDEFAVRHGKIRPHTRRTVLTQTQPYANHNGGDIKFGPDGYLYIAFGDGGAGGDPHGNGQNLDTLLGKLLRIDPRGGKPYAIPKDNPFVNDPKARDEIWSYGLRNPWRFSFDAGTGDVLIGDVGQSAWEEIDWAPARSKGGENYGWSQMEGTHPFRGGTEPANHVPPVHEYDRNGLGCSVTGGFVYRGRAIPALRGQYVYSDYCDGTLRTLKIENGKVTGTGDLGVNGGEVVSFVQGGRGELYALDIGGSIHRVDPA, encoded by the coding sequence GTGAACGTACGCACCAGAAGCTCGGCGATCGTCGGCACCCTCTGCCTCGTCGCATCGCTCGCCCTGACCACGGCGTCCGCCGACGAACGTGCCGCGCCGCGGCAGCCCGCGAAGGTCGCGCTCACGAAGGTGGCCACGGCCCAGAACCCGATCGCCGGTACGGCCGGGCCCGGTGGCACGGTGTGGATGGCCGAACGCGCGGGCACCGTGCGGGTCCTGGACGCCAAGGGACTCGGGACGCCCGTCCTCGACATCTCGAAGGAGACCACCACCGACGGCGAGCGCGGCCTCCTCGGCATCGCGTTCGACAGGAAGTTCGCGCACTTCTACATCTCGTTCACGAACCTCGAAGGCACCAGCGTCGTGGACGAGTTCGCCGTACGGCACGGCAAGATCCGGCCGCACACGCGGCGCACCGTCCTCACCCAGACGCAGCCGTACGCGAACCACAACGGCGGCGACATCAAGTTCGGCCCGGACGGTTACCTCTACATCGCGTTCGGCGACGGCGGCGCGGGCGGCGACCCGCACGGCAACGGGCAGAACCTGGACACGCTGCTCGGCAAGCTGCTGCGGATCGACCCGAGGGGCGGCAAGCCGTACGCGATCCCGAAGGACAACCCGTTCGTGAACGACCCGAAGGCCAGGGACGAGATCTGGTCGTACGGGCTCCGCAACCCGTGGCGGTTCTCCTTCGACGCGGGCACGGGCGACGTGCTGATCGGTGACGTCGGCCAGAGTGCCTGGGAGGAGATCGACTGGGCCCCGGCCAGGAGCAAGGGCGGCGAGAACTACGGCTGGTCCCAGATGGAGGGCACCCATCCGTTCCGCGGCGGCACGGAGCCCGCGAACCACGTGCCGCCGGTCCACGAGTACGACCGCAACGGCCTCGGCTGCTCGGTGACCGGCGGCTTCGTCTACCGGGGCCGGGCCATCCCGGCGCTCAGGGGACAGTACGTCTACAGCGACTACTGCGACGGCACCCTGCGCACTCTGAAGATCGAGAACGGCAAGGTGACCGGCACCGGCGACCTCGGGGTCAACGGCGGCGAGGTCGTCTCGTTCGTGCAGGGCGGCAGGGGCGAGCTGTACGCGCTGGACATCGGCGGCAGCATCCACCGCGTCGATCCAGCGTGA
- a CDS encoding SRPBCC family protein, with protein sequence MTEYERSRTMPAQPEHVFDQAAQVDQLDSWLPDALHVRAEHLPEVSVHEDRTDEDTAAELRTLRERMRLEWGTRDQGSYTGWLQVTEVDGGSSEATVHLTFSDESHDPGKEAVDAALDSSLRRLEEQVRLRVDNAAG encoded by the coding sequence ATGACCGAGTACGAGCGTTCACGCACGATGCCCGCGCAGCCCGAGCACGTCTTCGACCAGGCCGCCCAGGTCGACCAACTCGACAGCTGGCTGCCGGACGCCCTCCATGTGCGGGCCGAGCACCTCCCCGAGGTCAGCGTGCACGAGGACCGCACCGACGAGGACACCGCCGCCGAACTGCGCACCCTGCGCGAGCGGATGCGGCTCGAATGGGGCACCCGCGACCAGGGAAGCTACACCGGCTGGCTCCAGGTCACCGAGGTCGACGGCGGCTCCAGCGAGGCGACCGTGCACCTCACCTTCTCCGACGAGAGCCACGACCCGGGCAAGGAGGCCGTCGACGCCGCGTTGGACAGCAGCCTCCGGCGCCTGGAGGAACAGGTGCGGCTGCGCGTCGACAACGCGGCGGGCTGA
- a CDS encoding DUF6479 family protein translates to MKTMEWELAASSGTALLMWIAGIAVVGVLLAAFVWGRRVQSREARRPRPDEQPHLPEDGPVREVREYRDPDEVPHDGGWLTPHELKEGYGQSSTHPSDSQDPKDHRKGRGSSFGGGGLG, encoded by the coding sequence ATGAAGACCATGGAGTGGGAACTTGCTGCCTCCTCCGGCACGGCGTTGCTGATGTGGATTGCCGGTATTGCCGTGGTCGGCGTTCTCCTCGCGGCCTTCGTCTGGGGCCGCCGCGTGCAGTCGCGGGAGGCCAGGCGGCCGCGTCCGGACGAACAGCCGCACCTCCCCGAGGACGGCCCCGTCAGGGAAGTCCGGGAGTACCGGGACCCCGACGAAGTGCCTCACGACGGCGGCTGGCTCACCCCGCACGAGCTCAAAGAGGGCTACGGCCAGTCGAGCACGCACCCCAGCGACTCCCAGGACCCGAAGGACCACCGGAAGGGGCGCGGCAGCAGCTTCGGTGGAGGCGGTCTCGGATAG
- a CDS encoding MerR family transcriptional regulator: protein MPLLDGTLGIGDLARLTGVPVRTVRFYCDEGIVDSVRSTGGHRRFDPTAVERLRLVRRLRGLGLGLASIRNVLIGERSVAEVVAAERAALDVQLADMAWRRASLRAVEEAEPADRAARLELLAAVEGGGAARDALIDFWRRTMVAPASEAMLSAFVTMAVPEPPADPTPPQVVAFAELVALTGDRVLTRGLLAMARANAELIADEAELISGIREACALARPRVQACEAPRRGPELDRFVAVHASVRGTTDTPRFRRRLLADVAADHDRGMRRYWHLVAEASGDPLTLGASHLWLTDSLERCVRARDARPSERAGGGGPVSAKAPS, encoded by the coding sequence GTGCCTTTACTCGATGGCACGCTCGGCATCGGCGACCTGGCACGACTGACCGGCGTGCCGGTGCGGACCGTTCGCTTCTACTGCGACGAGGGCATCGTCGACTCGGTGCGCAGCACGGGCGGCCACCGCAGGTTCGACCCGACGGCGGTCGAGCGGCTCCGTCTGGTCCGACGGCTGCGCGGCCTCGGCCTCGGCCTCGCGTCCATCAGGAACGTGCTCATCGGCGAGCGCTCCGTGGCGGAGGTCGTCGCCGCCGAGCGGGCCGCGCTCGACGTGCAGCTCGCGGACATGGCCTGGCGGCGGGCCTCGCTGCGCGCGGTCGAGGAGGCCGAACCGGCCGACCGTGCGGCCCGCCTCGAACTGCTCGCCGCCGTGGAGGGCGGGGGCGCGGCCCGCGACGCGCTGATCGACTTCTGGCGGCGCACCATGGTCGCCCCGGCGTCCGAGGCGATGCTCTCCGCGTTCGTGACCATGGCGGTGCCGGAGCCGCCCGCGGACCCGACTCCGCCGCAGGTCGTCGCCTTCGCCGAGCTGGTCGCCCTGACCGGCGACCGGGTGCTCACGCGCGGCCTGCTGGCCATGGCGCGGGCCAACGCCGAACTGATCGCCGACGAGGCAGAGTTGATCAGCGGCATCCGTGAGGCGTGCGCCCTCGCCAGGCCCCGCGTGCAGGCGTGCGAGGCGCCCCGCCGGGGTCCCGAACTCGACCGCTTCGTCGCCGTGCACGCCTCGGTGCGCGGCACCACCGACACACCGCGGTTCCGCCGCCGCCTCCTGGCGGACGTGGCCGCGGACCACGACCGCGGCATGCGCCGCTACTGGCACCTGGTCGCCGAGGCCAGCGGCGACCCCCTCACCCTCGGCGCGTCGCACCTGTGGCTGACGGACTCCCTGGAGCGCTGCGTACGGGCGAGGGACGCACGCCCGTCCGAGAGGGCGGGCGGGGGCGGGCCCGTGTCGGCGAAAGCCCCCTCATGA
- a CDS encoding YkvA family protein, translating into MSEQNWPVALIVIVALTLVVTAGVALVLFLRLLRTRRLLREAGIPVENKLVFWGALIYVISPVDLLPDPVYLDDIGVLLLALRSLRTAKLRSDGTDRASSAAAAPPG; encoded by the coding sequence ATGAGTGAGCAGAACTGGCCAGTGGCGCTGATCGTGATCGTGGCGCTGACGCTCGTGGTCACGGCAGGTGTCGCACTCGTGCTGTTCCTGCGGCTCCTGCGCACCCGGCGCCTGCTGCGCGAGGCGGGGATCCCGGTGGAGAACAAGCTGGTCTTCTGGGGCGCTCTGATCTACGTGATCTCTCCGGTGGATCTGCTCCCCGACCCCGTCTACCTGGACGACATCGGCGTCCTGCTGCTCGCCCTGCGCTCGCTGCGCACCGCGAAGCTCCGCTCGGACGGGACCGACCGGGCCTCTTCGGCAGCTGCGGCGCCGCCCGGGTGA